A single genomic interval of Petroclostridium xylanilyticum harbors:
- a CDS encoding single-stranded DNA-binding protein: MVENTLDNNEVEIVGTIDSQLTFSHEVYGEGFYNFILKVPRLSDMVDLIPITVSERLLKNMKLKAGDQVEISGQFRSYNNYNSEGNKLILTVFAKDIKYLQDDKKVKNPNYIYLNGYICKEPVYRTTPFGREISDILLAVNRSYNKSDYIPCIAWGRNARYSETLKVGENIKVWGRIQSREYQKKVNDTETVSKIAYEVSISKMEVVNRNNDTERYIENESNETFQPSSC; encoded by the coding sequence ATGGTGGAAAACACTTTAGATAATAATGAAGTGGAGATTGTAGGGACAATTGATAGCCAATTAACTTTTAGTCACGAGGTATATGGTGAAGGATTTTATAACTTTATTTTAAAAGTTCCCAGGCTTAGTGATATGGTAGATCTTATTCCGATTACTGTTTCAGAGAGGTTATTAAAGAATATGAAATTGAAAGCAGGAGATCAAGTAGAAATCTCGGGACAGTTTCGTTCTTATAATAACTACAATAGTGAGGGAAACAAACTGATACTAACAGTATTTGCTAAAGATATAAAATATTTGCAAGATGATAAAAAAGTAAAAAATCCTAATTATATCTACTTAAACGGATATATATGCAAGGAACCTGTATACAGGACAACACCCTTTGGCCGGGAAATATCTGATATCTTGCTGGCGGTTAACAGGTCTTATAATAAGTCCGATTATATTCCCTGCATAGCATGGGGCAGAAACGCCCGCTATTCCGAAACCCTTAAAGTAGGTGAGAATATAAAAGTATGGGGTAGAATCCAGAGTAGAGAATATCAGAAAAAGGTCAATGATACAGAGACTGTTAGCAAGATAGCATATGAGGTATCTATTTCAAAAATGGAAGTGGTTAATAGAAATAATGACACTGAGCGCTATATTGAAAATGAGAGCAATGAGACTTTTCAACCTTCTTCCTGCTAA
- a CDS encoding YesL family protein, with translation MAGFFGFFDYTKPGPGVPKDAPPKSRFIVFFEVFLRKFWRLVTLNIIYFIACIPIITIGPATAGFTYVLRNFSREEHAWVWSDFKEHALRNFKQAFIISVIDLFALVIGYVNFQFYSQIGTQNVLLGYLKYVIAAMGIIFIIMHLYIYPMLVTFKLTVKQIFKNAFIFAILKLPQNIGMLFLCAIVALGFYYYYMIGILLTPFIVLSTLGLMINFYVYPILQKYMIDKIQAVEEVENTEKVEDIEDIDANVQA, from the coding sequence ATGGCAGGATTTTTTGGCTTTTTTGATTATACGAAACCAGGCCCGGGCGTACCAAAGGATGCTCCACCGAAAAGCCGGTTTATAGTGTTCTTTGAAGTATTTCTTAGAAAGTTTTGGAGATTGGTGACCCTCAATATAATTTATTTTATTGCTTGTATACCAATTATCACCATAGGGCCTGCTACCGCAGGGTTTACCTATGTTTTAAGAAACTTTTCTAGGGAAGAGCATGCCTGGGTGTGGAGTGACTTTAAAGAGCATGCGTTAAGGAATTTTAAACAGGCATTTATTATCAGTGTTATTGATTTATTTGCGCTGGTTATAGGGTATGTCAATTTTCAGTTTTATTCTCAAATAGGAACTCAGAATGTTCTGTTAGGTTATTTAAAATATGTAATTGCTGCTATGGGAATAATATTTATAATCATGCATTTATATATATACCCGATGTTGGTTACTTTTAAATTAACCGTAAAGCAGATTTTCAAAAATGCTTTTATTTTTGCTATTTTAAAGCTTCCTCAAAATATCGGTATGTTGTTTTTATGCGCTATAGTAGCTTTAGGATTCTATTATTACTATATGATAGGTATTTTACTGACACCTTTTATTGTGTTAAGCACTTTAGGACTTATGATCAATTTTTACGTTTATCCTATCCTGCAAAAATATATGATTGATAAGATCCAGGCTGTCGAAGAAGTTGAAAATACAGAGAAAGTCGAAGATATTGAAGATATAGATGCAAATGTGCAAGCCTAA
- a CDS encoding secondary thiamine-phosphate synthase enzyme YjbQ: MFYEVPVKTNRSTEFIDITRKISELVFESGVKNGICYIYVPHTTAGLTINENADPDVVHDILVRLNKVIPFDDNYRHAEGNSAAHIKASMMGFNQYIIINNGKLMLGTWQGIYFTEFDGPRHRKVYVKIIEG, from the coding sequence ATGTTTTATGAAGTGCCTGTAAAGACAAATAGAAGCACTGAATTTATAGATATTACTAGAAAAATAAGCGAGTTGGTTTTTGAAAGTGGAGTAAAAAATGGAATTTGTTACATTTACGTGCCTCATACTACGGCTGGATTAACTATAAATGAAAATGCTGATCCCGATGTTGTGCACGATATATTAGTCCGGCTCAATAAGGTTATCCCCTTTGATGATAACTACAGGCATGCGGAAGGTAACTCTGCAGCCCATATTAAAGCAAGTATGATGGGCTTTAACCAGTATATCATTATTAATAATGGGAAGTTAATGCTGGGAACCTGGCAAGGCATTTATTTCACAGAATTTGATGGTCCAAGACATAGGAAAGTATATGTTAAAATTATAGAGGGATAA
- a CDS encoding stage V sporulation protein S, producing the protein MEVLKVSSKSSPNSIAGALAGVIREKGVAEIQAIGAGALNQAIKAVAIARGFVAPSGIDLICIPAFTDIVIDGEERTAIKLIVEPR; encoded by the coding sequence ATGGAGGTACTTAAAGTTTCATCTAAATCCAGTCCAAATTCTATTGCAGGAGCATTAGCTGGTGTAATTCGTGAAAAAGGGGTTGCGGAGATACAAGCAATAGGCGCGGGGGCATTAAACCAGGCTATAAAAGCAGTAGCAATTGCAAGGGGATTTGTAGCTCCTTCCGGAATTGACTTGATATGCATTCCGGCATTTACTGATATTGTGATTGATGGAGAAGAAAGGACAGCTATAAAGCTCATCGTAGAGCCAAGGTAG
- a CDS encoding cob(I)yrinic acid a,c-diamide adenosyltransferase, which yields MLKGLVQVYTGNGKGKTTAAIGQGFRSAGRGLKVYMIQFLKSSDTGELHSAKKLGEIFKIFRFEKERGFFWNLNEEEKMELKKEVHEAFEFAQNVIQNGECDILILDEIMGAIHNKLIDEKLVCDFIQKKPAHVEIILTGRNAPQCIIDLADYVSEIVPVKHPMEKGIGARKGIEY from the coding sequence ATGTTAAAGGGTTTAGTACAGGTCTATACTGGAAACGGAAAGGGTAAGACTACAGCAGCAATTGGGCAGGGCTTCAGGAGTGCAGGAAGAGGTTTAAAGGTTTATATGATTCAGTTTCTTAAAAGCTCAGATACAGGAGAATTGCATTCAGCTAAGAAACTGGGCGAAATTTTTAAAATTTTCAGGTTTGAAAAAGAAAGAGGTTTTTTCTGGAATCTTAATGAAGAGGAAAAAATGGAACTGAAGAAAGAAGTTCATGAGGCCTTCGAGTTTGCACAAAATGTTATTCAAAATGGGGAATGTGATATTCTAATTTTAGATGAAATTATGGGAGCAATTCATAATAAACTGATTGATGAAAAACTGGTATGTGACTTTATTCAAAAAAAGCCTGCACACGTTGAAATAATTCTAACAGGGCGAAATGCGCCGCAGTGCATAATAGATCTGGCTGATTATGTTTCTGAAATTGTTCCTGTAAAACATCCTATGGAAAAGGGGATAGGAGCAAGGAAAGGGATAGAATATTAA
- a CDS encoding ABC transporter substrate-binding protein, producing the protein MDDNIQPEQRKDIQDTGPVKGGTLNLYSLNPDTLNPLFTKSKSNAEILNLVFNSLIIYDKNMNVFPSLAERWEVSPDGMTWTFFLRKDVKWHDNAQFTANDVDYTFKVLSSSKYDSIYKFNIQFVSYFSVVDEYTFKVVLTQPYGNFLEMMTFPIVAKHQFQGKELDGNTPDFKPIGTGPFKFVKYDPLKELRLKVNTAWWGENVPYIEDIIVKLVPDNNTALYALEAKEIDLVPTNVVDWEKYSGKGNIKIKEFITNYYEFIAVNFNNKVLSDKAVRKAIAYAIDRNKIINEVLLNHAKKSDVPVNPESWLYDPSSQIYDYDIQKAKEILNGAGWNDLNNDGVLDKVIDGVNMSLSFEIITNNDNVIRDKAATIIENQLKAVGMNVTVKKVAWNELNSILNSKNFDAVLSGLNLFPNSDLSFAFHSSEIERGTNFISYNNPQMDELLQQAFKAVDKEQRRQAYSLLQKQIAEELPYISLYFRTSAVLYNDRLRGDVNPIGTNIYNNIHKWYLLKE; encoded by the coding sequence TTGGATGATAATATTCAGCCGGAGCAAAGAAAAGATATTCAAGATACCGGGCCGGTAAAAGGTGGGACGTTAAACCTTTATTCTTTAAATCCGGATACTTTAAACCCTTTGTTTACAAAAAGCAAGTCGAATGCAGAAATTTTAAATCTGGTTTTTAATAGTCTAATCATATATGATAAAAATATGAATGTATTCCCATCTTTAGCCGAAAGATGGGAAGTTTCCCCTGATGGGATGACTTGGACATTCTTTCTCAGAAAGGATGTTAAATGGCATGACAATGCCCAGTTTACTGCAAATGATGTGGATTATACCTTTAAAGTTCTTTCTAGCAGTAAATACGATTCGATATATAAGTTTAATATACAATTTGTTTCTTATTTTAGTGTTGTAGACGAATACACATTTAAGGTGGTTTTGACTCAACCCTATGGCAATTTTTTGGAAATGATGACTTTTCCAATTGTGGCCAAGCATCAATTTCAGGGAAAAGAGTTGGACGGAAATACTCCGGATTTTAAACCCATCGGTACCGGGCCTTTTAAGTTTGTTAAATATGACCCGCTAAAAGAGTTAAGATTAAAGGTTAATACTGCATGGTGGGGGGAAAATGTGCCGTATATTGAAGATATTATTGTCAAATTAGTTCCGGATAATAATACGGCTTTGTATGCGCTTGAGGCGAAAGAGATAGATTTGGTTCCCACCAATGTTGTAGACTGGGAAAAATACAGCGGAAAAGGAAATATCAAGATTAAAGAGTTTATTACCAATTATTATGAATTTATAGCAGTTAATTTTAATAATAAAGTTCTAAGTGATAAAGCTGTACGTAAAGCAATTGCTTATGCCATTGATAGAAACAAAATTATAAATGAGGTACTATTAAATCATGCTAAAAAGTCCGATGTGCCTGTTAATCCTGAATCATGGTTATATGATCCTTCCTCACAGATTTATGATTATGATATCCAGAAAGCTAAAGAAATACTTAACGGGGCAGGTTGGAATGATTTAAACAATGATGGAGTCCTGGATAAGGTGATTGATGGTGTTAATATGTCTCTTTCTTTTGAAATTATTACGAACAATGACAATGTTATAAGAGACAAGGCTGCCACAATCATAGAAAACCAGTTGAAGGCTGTAGGAATGAATGTAACTGTAAAAAAAGTTGCCTGGAATGAGTTGAATTCTATTCTAAACTCAAAAAATTTTGATGCAGTATTGAGTGGATTGAATCTTTTTCCAAATAGTGACTTATCCTTTGCATTCCATTCATCAGAAATTGAAAGGGGAACCAATTTTATTTCCTATAATAATCCGCAAATGGATGAACTTCTGCAACAAGCTTTTAAAGCAGTAGATAAAGAACAAAGAAGGCAGGCCTACTCCCTTTTGCAAAAGCAGATAGCAGAAGAATTACCCTATATAAGCCTTTACTTTAGAACTTCAGCAGTTTTGTATAATGATAGATTACGGGGCGATGTAAACCCTATTGGGACCAATATATATAACAATATTCACAAGTGGTATTTGCTAAAGGAATAG
- a CDS encoding TIGR00282 family metallophosphoesterase — MRVLAIGDIVGNSGRAMIKDFLGKVKKELEVDLCIANGENSAAGNGITRHIAYELFNHGVDVITMGNHVWSKKEIVRLFEENLKIIRPANYPPGTPGSGHIVVGVKNSKAAIVNISGRVYLENLDCPFRVIENELKLIKKITNIIIVDFHAEATSEKVAMGWYLDGKVSAVFGTHTHVQTADERILPKGTGYITDIGMTGPYDSILGVQKEIIINRFITHFPEKFEIADGPAQFNGIILEIDEVTGKTTSINRIVIK, encoded by the coding sequence TTGAGGGTTTTAGCTATTGGAGATATTGTAGGTAATTCAGGCCGTGCAATGATTAAAGATTTTTTAGGTAAGGTAAAAAAAGAATTAGAAGTAGATCTATGTATAGCTAATGGGGAAAATTCTGCTGCAGGTAATGGAATTACACGTCATATTGCTTATGAGCTGTTTAATCATGGTGTTGATGTAATTACTATGGGAAATCATGTATGGAGTAAGAAAGAGATAGTAAGGCTATTTGAAGAAAATTTAAAAATCATTAGACCTGCAAATTATCCTCCTGGAACTCCTGGTAGTGGTCATATCGTAGTAGGTGTAAAGAATAGCAAAGCGGCAATAGTGAATATTTCTGGAAGAGTTTATCTTGAAAATTTGGATTGCCCTTTTAGGGTAATTGAAAATGAGTTAAAACTGATTAAGAAAATCACAAATATTATTATAGTAGATTTTCATGCAGAAGCGACCTCCGAGAAAGTTGCCATGGGTTGGTATTTAGATGGGAAAGTAAGTGCAGTTTTCGGAACACATACGCATGTCCAAACTGCTGACGAAAGAATACTACCTAAAGGTACCGGATATATTACTGATATTGGTATGACCGGGCCATACGATTCTATTTTAGGAGTACAAAAAGAAATAATCATTAACCGTTTCATTACTCATTTCCCGGAAAAATTTGAAATAGCTGATGGGCCGGCACAATTTAACGGAATTATCCTGGAGATTGATGAAGTAACTGGAAAAACGACAAGTATTAATAGAATAGTTATTAAATAA
- a CDS encoding Mur ligase family protein: protein MITVAISGVHQNSAIINMLRKIFSRSGKRLNVIETYDFHSSTPPGTTFKSYIEELGKNGVDIVIIKVIPEKISKGIYNDIGFNILVYDSVKEDDDQLLEKDLLKYQKRIFDKMRKDDIAVVNIDDETVFELLKGSKMCVITYGLASKVTITASSIEEDAHSSTFIYCLQRNITTLENKNVEPQEFPIKVVPSLGNSIYDALAAVTVALICDIDAELFKELVL from the coding sequence GTGATAACTGTTGCAATATCAGGAGTTCATCAAAACTCAGCAATTATTAATATGCTTCGAAAAATCTTCAGCAGATCAGGTAAAAGGTTAAATGTGATTGAAACTTATGATTTTCACTCTTCAACTCCGCCTGGTACTACTTTTAAAAGTTATATTGAAGAACTTGGGAAAAATGGTGTTGATATAGTTATTATTAAGGTTATACCCGAAAAGATTTCTAAGGGGATATACAACGATATAGGGTTTAATATTTTGGTATATGACAGTGTTAAAGAAGACGATGATCAACTATTAGAAAAAGATTTGTTAAAATATCAAAAGAGAATATTTGACAAGATGCGGAAAGATGATATTGCAGTTGTAAATATAGATGATGAGACGGTATTTGAACTGCTAAAAGGCAGCAAGATGTGTGTAATTACTTATGGACTTGCTTCTAAAGTTACAATAACAGCATCAAGTATTGAAGAAGATGCTCATAGCAGCACTTTTATATATTGCTTGCAAAGAAATATTACTACCCTTGAAAATAAGAATGTTGAGCCACAGGAGTTTCCTATTAAAGTTGTTCCTTCGTTGGGTAACAGTATTTATGATGCACTTGCAGCAGTCACTGTAGCTTTGATTTGTGATATAGATGCAGAATTATTTAAAGAGTTAGTGTTATAA
- a CDS encoding ACT domain-containing protein, whose amino-acid sequence MNQNAITNLTVMSDVSLITLDNIPNKIQVLSNIFTAIAGEGINIDMISQTAPYRGIVNVSFTLPDNDLVKAINVLGKFKKDIPQLRVEVNSNNSKISVYGEAMRDIPGVAAKLFTVLSANDIEIKLVTTSEVDISCLVYEKDVDRAVDAIKKEFNL is encoded by the coding sequence ATGAATCAAAATGCCATAACCAATTTAACAGTGATGAGCGACGTCAGCTTAATTACTTTAGACAACATCCCTAACAAAATACAGGTCCTTTCAAATATTTTTACTGCTATTGCAGGTGAAGGTATAAATATTGATATGATTAGCCAGACTGCCCCTTACAGGGGGATAGTGAATGTTTCCTTTACCCTGCCCGATAATGACCTGGTAAAGGCAATTAATGTACTGGGAAAATTCAAAAAAGATATACCTCAATTGAGAGTAGAAGTTAATTCGAATAATAGCAAAATCTCGGTATATGGTGAAGCAATGAGAGATATTCCAGGGGTTGCCGCAAAACTGTTTACTGTTTTATCGGCAAATGATATTGAAATAAAGTTAGTTACAACTTCAGAAGTTGATATTTCATGTCTTGTTTATGAAAAAGACGTTGATAGAGCTGTAGATGCTATTAAGAAAGAATTTAATCTTTAA
- the pgeF gene encoding peptidoglycan editing factor PgeF: MNIGFKHHIVGNLEYLTIPCFDETGVVTHCFTSRTGGTSSGECQALNLGFNRNDTRENVLNNFRIITQQINVDYRNLVFSNQVHEDNIASITMQDGGKGITVESDIRGVDGLITSERGVPLVTFYADCVPLFFLDPIKGVIALSHSGWRGTVKKIGEKTIYKMINEYGCCVDNILTAIGPSIGKCHFEVDEPVVGQFFKSFGKNAEEFIEEKKNKKYHIDLWRANVLQFQQAGIKDEHITVAQECTYCNEKLYFSHRRDKGKTGSLAAIMQLV, from the coding sequence ATGAATATAGGATTTAAGCACCATATTGTTGGCAATCTGGAGTATCTTACTATTCCCTGTTTTGATGAAACAGGAGTTGTAACCCACTGCTTTACTTCCAGGACAGGTGGAACCAGCAGCGGTGAATGTCAAGCGCTTAATCTTGGATTTAATAGAAATGATACACGGGAAAATGTACTCAACAATTTTAGAATTATTACTCAGCAAATAAACGTTGATTACAGAAACCTTGTGTTTTCCAATCAAGTTCATGAAGACAATATCGCAAGTATAACAATGCAAGATGGTGGAAAAGGTATAACTGTTGAAAGCGATATAAGAGGTGTAGATGGTCTTATTACCAGCGAAAGAGGAGTACCTCTTGTCACATTTTACGCCGATTGTGTTCCATTGTTTTTTCTTGATCCGATAAAAGGAGTTATTGCCCTTTCCCACTCCGGTTGGAGAGGAACAGTAAAAAAAATTGGAGAAAAGACTATATATAAGATGATAAATGAATATGGGTGCTGTGTCGATAATATTCTTACAGCAATAGGCCCTTCAATTGGTAAATGTCATTTTGAAGTAGATGAGCCAGTGGTAGGACAATTTTTTAAGTCCTTCGGTAAAAATGCTGAAGAATTCATTGAAGAGAAGAAAAATAAGAAATACCATATAGACCTCTGGAGGGCGAATGTGTTGCAGTTTCAACAAGCAGGCATAAAAGATGAACATATTACTGTCGCACAAGAATGTACCTACTGCAATGAAAAGTTATATTTTTCACATAGGCGGGATAAAGGGAAAACAGGCAGTTTGGCAGCAATAATGCAACTAGTATAG
- a CDS encoding sigma-70 family RNA polymerase sigma factor, giving the protein MQYKLKELVQRTKKGDDQAAEQLLLKLKPLILSSIKKYASIGIDRDELLQEGYLEVLRLTYDYDESKGIPFLGYVKAYLNYFFMNYFRGMKIVYDSLDQDVSIGDDKVSKIDFIHDDSPTPLEQYVVQESYEELSAAIKQLTPKQREIIYLCYYSKMPMTAIARKMNMHYMSVVKLKQRAIQKLRNLLKREGR; this is encoded by the coding sequence ATGCAATATAAGCTAAAGGAATTGGTGCAAAGGACCAAAAAAGGCGATGATCAAGCAGCCGAACAGCTCTTGTTAAAACTAAAACCTCTGATTTTATCAAGTATCAAGAAATATGCAAGCATCGGCATTGACCGCGATGAACTGCTGCAAGAAGGGTATCTGGAAGTACTTCGTTTAACTTATGATTATGATGAAAGTAAAGGAATTCCTTTTCTAGGATATGTAAAAGCATATCTAAATTACTTTTTTATGAACTATTTTAGAGGTATGAAGATAGTGTACGATTCCCTGGATCAAGATGTAAGTATTGGGGATGACAAGGTTTCAAAGATCGATTTTATTCATGATGATTCTCCGACTCCATTGGAACAATATGTGGTGCAGGAATCCTATGAAGAATTATCAGCTGCCATTAAACAATTAACTCCTAAACAGCGGGAAATCATCTATTTGTGCTATTATAGCAAGATGCCTATGACCGCAATTGCAAGAAAAATGAATATGCACTATATGAGTGTCGTAAAGCTAAAACAAAGAGCAATACAAAAACTTAGGAATCTGTTAAAAAGAGAAGGAAGATGA
- a CDS encoding nicotinate phosphoribosyltransferase — protein sequence MKQLKTLEDVKNYSPEQERLFYSANHDEIASGATTDIYFIRTLEILKHLNLENTIVTAEIFARQSGMFSGIGEVINLLKDKNIEIWAIEEGDTFQPKETLVRIKGIYSEFGMFETVILGCLASSSGWATAARECREACGDKPFICFGSRHIHPAVAPVMERAAIIGGANNASNILAAKMMGKEPSGTVPHAAFLIAGDTLTIAQAYDECMPDEDPRIILIDTYKDEVEESLRVAEFLKDKLAGIRLDTPSERGGVTPALVQEVRARLDMAGYTHVKIFVSGGLTPERIRLLSNCGVDAFGVGSYISGAPAIEMTMDLKEVNGRPVAKRGRIPGLIANPKLVKIK from the coding sequence ATGAAGCAACTTAAGACACTAGAAGATGTAAAAAACTATTCTCCTGAACAGGAAAGACTATTTTATTCTGCGAACCACGATGAGATCGCATCTGGAGCAACAACGGATATTTATTTTATCAGGACCTTGGAAATATTAAAGCACTTAAATTTGGAGAATACTATTGTTACAGCAGAGATTTTTGCCCGTCAAAGTGGTATGTTTAGCGGAATAGGGGAAGTAATTAATCTTTTAAAGGATAAAAATATAGAGATTTGGGCAATAGAAGAAGGGGATACTTTTCAACCTAAAGAGACTCTGGTTAGAATCAAAGGAATTTACAGTGAATTCGGCATGTTTGAAACAGTAATCCTGGGATGTCTTGCAAGCTCTTCGGGATGGGCAACGGCTGCAAGGGAATGCAGGGAAGCGTGTGGAGATAAACCATTTATATGTTTTGGTTCCAGGCACATTCATCCAGCTGTAGCCCCGGTAATGGAAAGAGCAGCTATTATCGGAGGAGCCAATAATGCAAGTAATATTTTAGCAGCAAAGATGATGGGAAAGGAACCTTCGGGAACTGTACCTCATGCCGCTTTTTTGATTGCCGGAGATACCCTGACGATTGCCCAAGCGTATGATGAATGTATGCCAGACGAGGATCCAAGAATTATTCTGATTGATACGTATAAAGATGAAGTAGAAGAGAGTTTAAGAGTAGCAGAATTCTTGAAAGATAAGCTTGCAGGAATAAGGCTTGATACTCCCAGTGAAAGAGGTGGTGTTACCCCTGCTTTAGTTCAAGAGGTAAGAGCAAGATTAGACATGGCAGGATACACCCATGTTAAAATATTTGTCTCAGGAGGACTAACTCCGGAGAGGATTAGACTTCTTTCAAATTGTGGAGTGGATGCATTTGGAGTTGGCAGCTATATTTCCGGCGCACCGGCAATAGAAATGACGATGGATTTGAAAGAAGTAAATGGAAGACCAGTTGCTAAAAGGGGAAGAATACCAGGTTTAATAGCCAATCCTAAGTTAGTGAAGATTAAATAA
- a CDS encoding polysaccharide deacetylase family protein, whose amino-acid sequence MKVFVIHKNTLIIYGLAIILICGVLTFNWDTTISVFSALSLKRDLPIYYVDRQDKAISISFDAAWGNEDTQDLINILEQYKVKTTFFVVGGWVDKYPESVKALSDAGHEIMNHSNTHPHMTQLSVEKMKEEIKKCDDKIEAITGKRPFLFRPPYGDYNDKVVQACREMGHYTIQWDVDSLDWKELGVDAIVERVTKRVKSGSIVLFHNAAKYTPAALPKILDTLQKEGYKIVPISELIYRDNYHIDHTGKQIPNNKDKTSVDKHIKVDS is encoded by the coding sequence ATGAAAGTGTTTGTGATTCATAAAAATACACTTATCATTTATGGACTTGCAATTATTCTTATCTGTGGAGTATTAACTTTTAACTGGGATACAACAATAAGTGTCTTTTCTGCATTATCACTTAAGAGAGATCTACCTATCTATTACGTAGATAGACAGGATAAAGCAATATCCATTTCCTTTGATGCTGCATGGGGTAATGAAGATACACAAGACCTGATCAATATCTTGGAGCAATATAAGGTAAAGACTACATTTTTTGTCGTAGGTGGATGGGTTGATAAATACCCTGAATCTGTTAAAGCATTAAGTGACGCCGGACATGAAATCATGAACCATTCCAACACTCACCCGCATATGACACAGTTGTCCGTTGAAAAAATGAAGGAAGAAATAAAGAAATGTGATGACAAGATTGAGGCTATTACAGGAAAAAGACCTTTCCTATTTAGACCGCCTTATGGAGACTATAATGATAAAGTGGTTCAAGCGTGTAGAGAGATGGGGCATTATACTATCCAATGGGATGTGGATTCACTGGATTGGAAAGAGTTGGGGGTAGATGCTATTGTTGAAAGAGTGACTAAAAGAGTGAAAAGCGGATCTATTGTACTATTCCATAATGCAGCTAAATATACTCCTGCAGCATTACCCAAAATTCTTGATACATTACAAAAAGAAGGCTATAAAATAGTACCTATTTCGGAATTAATTTACAGGGACAATTACCATATTGATCATACAGGGAAACAGATACCAAATAATAAAGATAAAACTTCAGTTGACAAGCATATAAAAGTTGACAGCTAA